One segment of Anopheles stephensi strain Indian chromosome 3, UCI_ANSTEP_V1.0, whole genome shotgun sequence DNA contains the following:
- the LOC118509109 gene encoding mucin-5AC-like has translation MMWKLLILAGCLVTSGLARPDVSHLLKKTADKQKRQSFIGTSVSVNGNGAVATEIKTGDAANIEALLPQISLFPLPDNQPSPFRRLEDRSGYDYQKPDFPLDVHPDSNLVSPVSTQAPEYLPPEDGEESSNVDKVAPPSSPSTTTSTTTTTTTTTTTTQAPTTTTTTTPAPSTYGISSTQQEFDNEDGYGYKKPEVMLPTNINEVIGQPSDINQLATTTVPTTTTTAKNSLEYLPPKPLPELVVPKEPSTPSTTTQQPQTSTTFQLPTETPAPYPKLPEASVYPDATGTVSSVVTQQTSTELASTSAPEYLPPDSDANGFPIIVRSGFESDDSTTTGSTTGSSSSGTTIVPAQSPEPTTTLAPSVPEADSLVQQEQDEQQTTEGQQTTTTASVATGEPADDASSVIALINQMQETSQVASQADFVPELRINDEPSTTIGTSEATTTSAAVTTTAASSLATTDLPAATEQTEPEQPEARLGADEPTGPSLLDLLTPTTTTGAVVTQNDTITTYRPATSSSETTTLVAESSADETEIQSRIADPNDDGYNYEAPENGLTVPSSVVPSHTLDADGYHYKVPAVPFP, from the coding sequence ATGTGGAAACTTCTCATACTTGCCGGCTGTCTGGTGACCAGCGGCCTTGCCCGGCCGGACGTATCGCATCTGCTGAAGAAGACTGCCGACAAGCAGAAGCGTCAAAGCTTCATCGGTACCTCGGTGTCGGTTAATGGGAACGGTGCAGTTGCGACCGAAATTAAGACGGGTGATGCAGCAAATATCGAGGCCTTGCTACCGCAGATCAGCTTGTTCCCGCTGCCGGACAATCAACCGTCGCCGTTCCGCCGGTTGGAGGACCGCTCCGGGTATGACTACCAAAAGCCCGACTTTCCGCTCGATGTCCATCCGGACTCGAATCTAGTCAGCCCGGTGTCCACACAGGCCCCGGAGTATCTGCCCCCGGAGGATGGTGAAGAGTCGTCGAACGTTGATAAAGTTGCACCGCCGAGTTCTCCGTCGACTAcgaccagcaccaccacaacaactaCGACAACGACCACAACTACGCAAGCTCCTACCACCACGACCACTACCACTCCAGCGCCATCCACTTATGGGATTTCCTCGACGCAGCAAGAATTCGACAACGAAGACGGCTACGGCTACAAGAAACCCGAGGTGATGCTTCCGACCAACATAAACGAAGTGATCGGGCAACCAAGCGACATTAATCAGCTCGCCACGACCACCgtcccgacgacgacgacaaccgCAAAGAACTCGCTGGAATATCTTCCCCCGAAACCGCTCCCGGAGCTGGTAGTGCCGAAGGAACCGAGCACGCCATCGACGACCACACAGCAACCTCAAACCTCTACCACGTTCCAGCTGCCGACGGAAACTCCAGCTCCCTATCCGAAGCTGCCGGAAGCGTCAGTGTATCCCGATGCAACGGGCACAGTCTCCAGCGTTGTGACGCAACAAACCTCAACTGAGCTCGCTTCCACCTCAGCCCCGGAGTACCTGCCACCAGACAGCGATGCCAATGGTTTCCCGATCATCGTACGCAGTGGATTCGAGTCGGATGATTCGACGACCACGGGAAGCACCaccggtagcagcagtagcggcaCGACCATCGTTCCAGCACAGTCTCCAGAACCCACGACGACACTTGCGCCCTCTGTCCCGGAAGCGGACAGTCTGGTGCAAcaagagcaagacgaacagcagACGACGGAAGGACAGCAAACGACCACCACGGCCAGCGTCGCGACAGGAGAACCGGCCGACGACGCCTCGTCCGTGATTGCACTCATTAATCAGATGCAGGAAACGAGCCAAGTGGCGAGCCAGGCCGATTTTGTGCCGGAACTCCGCATTAACGATGAACCTTCGACTACGATCGGCACGAGTGAGGCAACGACGACATCTGCCGCTGTCACCACAACCGCAGCCTCATCGCTAGCCACAACGGATCTCCCTGCGGCGACGGAGCAAACGGAACCAGAGCAACCGGAGGCACGGCTAGGGGCGGACGAACCTACTGGGCCATCGCTGCTAGATCTGCTCACTCCAACGACGACCACTGGAGCCGTGGTCACCCAGAACGATACGATCACCACGTACCGCCCGGCGACTTCTTCCAGCGAAACGACGACCCTGGTCGCCGAATCGAGCGCCGACGAGACAGAGATCCAGTCCAGGATAGCTGACCCGAACGACGATGGCTACAACTACGAGGCACCGGAAAATGGACTCACCGTACCGTCCTCGGTCGTCCCGTCGCATACGCTCGATGCCGATGGCTATCATTATAAGGTTCCGGCCGTGCCGTTCccgtaa